The following coding sequences lie in one Glycine max cultivar Williams 82 chromosome 19, Glycine_max_v4.0, whole genome shotgun sequence genomic window:
- the ZPR3C gene encoding protein LITTLE ZIPPER 3-like isoform X1 — MERLNSELYYQNCHIMKENERLRKKAQLLNQENQQLLSELKKKLSKGNAKTNAAPNTIHDLNLGSSTSQSPSGSSN; from the coding sequence ATGGAAAGGCTGAACTCAGAGTTGTACTACCAGAACTGTCACataatgaaagagaatgaaaggcTGAGGAAGAAAGCTCAGCTTCTTAATCAAGAGAATCAACAACTTCTGTCTGAACTCAAAAAGAAGCTCTCCAAGGGAAATGCAAAAACCAATGCTGCTCCAAACACCATTCATGACCTGAACCTTGGCTCAAGTACTAGTCAAAGTCCTTCTGGTTCCAGCAATTAA
- the LOC100791279 gene encoding protein YIPF5 homolog: MTNKEFKVPPVAFPSAGNPASAGPNLQQRRMPTPPFQPNSGIPFMSFDIGSAAASTSSGPIYTGPAVGAGGSANFDDEEPLLDELGIHPDQIWSKIRSVLNPFRVNHTVHKDSDLSGPILLYMSFCLFQLLAGKIQFGVILGWIVVSSIFLYVVFNMLAGRTGNLDLHTCTSVVGYCLLPVVIFSALSLFLPVDGVIRLSVAAVFVLWATRASAGLVVSLADGGDEHRGLIAYASFLIYTLFSLLVIF; this comes from the coding sequence ATGACTAATAAAGAGTTCAAAGTCCCGCCGGTTGCGTTCCCCTCCGCCGGCAACCCCGCCTCGGCGGGTCCAAACCTCCAGCAGCGGCGCATGCCCACGCCGCCGTTCCAGCCGAATTCCGGCATCCCCTTCATGTCCTTCGACATAGGCTCCGCCGCGGCGTCCACCTCCTCGGGGCCGATCTACACCGGCCCCGCCGTGGGCGCCGGCGGCTCCGCCAACTTCGACGACGAGGAGCCCCTCCTCGACGAGCTCGGGATCCACCCCGACCAAATCTGGAGCAAAATCAGATCGGTTCTGAACCCCTTCCGCGTCAATCACACGGTCCACAAAGATTCGGATCTATCGGGACcaattcttctctacatgtcctTCTGCCTCTTCCAATTACTCGCTGGGAAGATCCAATTCGGCGTGATCTTGGGCTGGATCGTGGTCTCCTCCATCTTCTTATACGTCGTCTTCAACATGCTCGCCGGTCGAACCGGTAACCTCGATCTCCACACCTGCACCAGCGTCGTCGGTTACTGCTTGCTGCCGGTCGTCATTTTCTCTGCCCTCTCGCTCTTCTTACCGGTCGACGGGGTCATTCGCCTCTCAGTCGCCGCGGTCTTCGTCTTGTGGGCCACCAGGGCCTCCGCGGGACTCGTCGTTTCGCTCGCCGATGGCGGTGACGAACACCGTGGACTCATTGCATACGCGTCTTTCTTGATTTACACTCTGTTTTCGTTGCTTGTCATATTCTAG
- the DT1 gene encoding protein TERMINAL FLOWER 1-like, whose protein sequence is MPLEPLIVGRVIGEVLDSFTTSTKMTVSYNKKQVYNGHELFPSTVNTKPKVEIEGGDMRSFFTLIMTDPDVPGPSDPYLREHLHWIVTDIPGTTDATFGKELVSYEVPKPNIGIHRFVFVLFKQKRRQCVTPPTSRDHFNTRKFAAENDLGLPVAAVYFNAQRETAARRR, encoded by the exons ATGCCTTTAGAGCCTCTAATAGTGGGGAGAGTCATAGGAGAAGTTCTTGATTCTTTCACCACAAGCACAAAAATGACTGTGAGTTACAACAAGAAGCAAGTTTACAATGGCCATGAGCTCTTCCCTTCCACTGTCAACACCAAGCCCAAGGTTGAGATTGAGGGTGGTGATATGAGGTCCTTCTTTACActg ATCATGACTGACCCTGATGTTCCTGGCCCTAGTGACCCTTATCTGAGAGAGCACTTGCACTG GATAGTGACAGATATTCCAGGCACAACAGATGCCACATTTG GGAAAGAGTTGGTGAGCTATGAGGTCCCAAAGCCTAATATTGGAATCCATAGGTTTGTGTTTGTCCTGTTCAAGCAAAAGCGTAGACAGTGTGTTACTCCACCCACTTCAAGGGACCACTTCAACACACGCAAATTCGCAGCAGAGAACGACCTTGGCCTCCCTGTGGCTGCTGTCTACTTCAATGCACAGAGGGAAACGGCTGCAAGAAGACGCTAG